In Arsenicicoccus sp. oral taxon 190, the following are encoded in one genomic region:
- the hutH gene encoding histidine ammonia-lyase: protein MTAERTPVQVGRGPLSFDDVVAVARHDAPVALTQDSIDEIARSRAVIEGLATDTIPHYGVSTGFGALATRHIPTDLRAQLQRSLVRSHAAGSGPEVEREVVRALMLLRLSTLATGRTGVKVSTAQAYVDLLNAGITPVVHEYGSLGCSGDLAPLAHCALALMGEGPVRLPSGELADAGEALRDAGLTPIALEEKEGLALINGTDGMLGMLVLAITDLTALLKVADLSAAMSVEGLLGTDNVFAADLHELRPHPGQGDSAYNLRTILAGSPIRESHRTEACTRVQDAYSLRCAPQVAGGARDTVAHATLVATRELAAAVDNPVVTLDGRVESNGNFHGAPVAYVLDFLAIVAADVASMSERRTDRLLDKARNHGLNPFLADDPGVDSGHMIAQYTQAAIVSEMKRLAVPASVDSIPSSAMQEDHVSMGWSAARKLRRSVDALTRVLAIEVLTAARGIALRAPLQPAAATGAAIQVLRDAGWEGPGVDRFLAPDIALAHDALASGRLLAAVEQVTGPLR from the coding sequence ATGACTGCTGAGCGCACTCCCGTCCAGGTCGGCCGCGGGCCGCTGTCCTTCGACGACGTCGTCGCCGTGGCGCGGCACGACGCCCCGGTCGCCCTGACCCAGGACTCGATCGATGAGATCGCCCGCAGTCGCGCCGTGATCGAGGGGCTGGCGACCGACACGATCCCGCACTACGGGGTGTCGACGGGGTTCGGGGCGCTCGCGACGCGGCACATCCCCACCGACCTGCGCGCCCAGCTGCAGCGCTCGCTCGTGCGCTCGCACGCCGCCGGGTCCGGCCCCGAGGTGGAGCGCGAGGTCGTGCGCGCGCTGATGCTGCTGCGCCTGTCCACCCTCGCGACCGGCCGCACGGGCGTGAAGGTCTCGACCGCGCAGGCCTACGTCGACCTGCTCAACGCCGGCATCACGCCGGTGGTCCACGAGTACGGATCCCTCGGCTGCTCAGGCGATCTCGCGCCCCTGGCGCACTGCGCGCTGGCGCTGATGGGGGAGGGTCCGGTGCGGCTGCCCTCCGGCGAGCTCGCCGACGCCGGTGAGGCACTGCGCGACGCCGGGCTCACGCCGATCGCGTTGGAGGAGAAGGAAGGTCTGGCGCTCATCAACGGCACCGACGGCATGCTCGGCATGCTCGTCCTGGCCATCACGGATCTCACTGCGCTGCTGAAGGTCGCGGACCTCAGCGCCGCCATGAGCGTCGAGGGCCTGCTCGGCACGGACAACGTCTTCGCCGCGGACCTGCACGAGCTGAGGCCTCACCCGGGCCAGGGGGATTCGGCCTACAACCTGCGAACCATCCTGGCGGGCAGCCCGATCCGCGAGAGCCACCGCACCGAGGCGTGCACGCGCGTGCAGGACGCCTACTCGCTGCGGTGCGCACCCCAGGTCGCCGGCGGAGCGCGCGACACCGTCGCCCACGCCACGCTGGTGGCGACGCGCGAGCTGGCCGCGGCCGTCGACAACCCCGTCGTGACGCTGGACGGTCGCGTCGAGTCCAACGGCAACTTCCACGGCGCGCCGGTCGCCTACGTCCTCGACTTCCTCGCGATCGTGGCGGCCGACGTAGCCTCGATGAGTGAGCGCCGCACCGACCGGCTCCTCGACAAGGCGCGCAACCACGGGCTCAACCCCTTCCTCGCGGACGACCCCGGCGTCGACAGCGGCCACATGATCGCGCAGTACACCCAGGCCGCGATCGTCTCCGAGATGAAGCGCCTCGCCGTCCCCGCGTCCGTCGACTCCATCCCGTCCAGCGCGATGCAGGAGGACCACGTCTCGATGGGCTGGTCCGCCGCCCGCAAGCTGCGCCGCTCGGTCGACGCCCTCACGCGCGTGCTGGCCATCGAGGTGCTCACGGCCGCCCGCGGCATCGCGCTGCGCGCCCCGCTGCAGCCGGCAGCGGCCACCGGCGCCGCCATCCAGGTGCTGCGCGACGCCGGCTGGGAGGGGCCGGGGGTCGACCGGTTCCTCGCGCCGGACATCGCGCTCGCCCACGACGCGCTCGCCTCCGGGCGGCTGCTGGCCGCGGTGGAGCAGGTGACCGGCCCGCTGCGCTGA
- the mptB gene encoding polyprenol phosphomannose-dependent alpha 1,6 mannosyltransferase MptB has product MILRGVLGALLVLAGGFVTTPLPRSVVADLVEPLAAVGATMPGRMLGLAVQVVGLGLLAWAWLSLVRTSTRWSRGRMPSASLALARRATWAWAIPLTVAPPLFSRDGFSYVAQGELTRRLLTPYDYAPVTLAGAWSERVDPRWMDTITPYGPVPLVWGAVATTLTRDPAVAIVLERLASLLGLALLVWALPELARWCRLDAGRVTALVTASPLMVAHGVGGLHNDVLLAGFAAAGLALAGRGSWGWGAVLGGLAAAVKVPGGLVCVGVVLVSLGAAVSLQDRLRRVAAVAGKSLATLVLCGLPYHLGIGWVSALAVPGEVLTPFSVSTTAGRAVGWVVNHVGLPELWASALTTARTLGMALAVLVAGVLALGGRTGDRPAALRAVAVIMLATLLLGPVVHAWYALWVVPFVAALPLGVRATRVLLAVSVVAGISAPLDSSLEGMVPAIVLTTAMVLAVAVPLLLHTREVSSPATPLEPASPAAAAADVEPPAPVVERRQIGVMTRG; this is encoded by the coding sequence GTGATCCTTCGCGGCGTCCTCGGGGCGCTCCTGGTCCTCGCGGGTGGTTTCGTGACGACGCCGCTGCCGCGGTCCGTGGTCGCGGACCTCGTCGAACCGCTCGCCGCCGTCGGCGCCACCATGCCGGGTCGCATGCTCGGCCTCGCGGTCCAGGTGGTCGGGCTGGGCCTGCTGGCCTGGGCCTGGCTCTCCCTGGTCCGCACCTCCACCCGCTGGTCCCGCGGCCGTATGCCGTCCGCCTCCCTCGCCCTCGCCCGCCGCGCCACGTGGGCCTGGGCGATCCCGCTGACGGTGGCCCCGCCGCTCTTCAGCCGCGACGGCTTCAGCTACGTGGCGCAGGGTGAGCTCACGAGACGGCTGCTGACGCCATACGACTATGCCCCGGTGACCCTGGCGGGGGCGTGGAGCGAGCGGGTCGACCCCCGGTGGATGGACACGATCACGCCATACGGCCCGGTCCCGCTCGTCTGGGGCGCCGTCGCGACCACGCTGACGCGCGACCCGGCGGTCGCGATCGTCCTGGAGCGGCTGGCGTCGCTGCTCGGCCTCGCCCTCCTGGTCTGGGCGCTCCCCGAGCTCGCGCGGTGGTGCCGGCTCGACGCCGGTCGCGTCACCGCGCTGGTCACCGCCAGCCCGCTCATGGTCGCCCACGGCGTCGGCGGGCTCCACAACGACGTGCTGCTGGCCGGCTTCGCGGCGGCGGGGCTGGCGCTCGCGGGCCGGGGCAGCTGGGGCTGGGGCGCCGTGCTCGGGGGGCTTGCCGCCGCGGTCAAGGTGCCGGGCGGGCTGGTCTGCGTCGGGGTGGTGCTGGTCAGCCTGGGCGCGGCGGTCTCGCTGCAGGACCGGCTGCGGCGCGTGGCGGCCGTGGCGGGGAAGAGCCTGGCCACCCTGGTGCTGTGCGGCCTGCCCTACCACCTGGGCATCGGGTGGGTCTCGGCGCTGGCGGTGCCCGGGGAGGTGCTGACGCCGTTCTCGGTGTCGACGACCGCCGGGCGCGCCGTCGGGTGGGTCGTCAACCACGTCGGTCTGCCCGAGCTGTGGGCGTCGGCGCTCACCACGGCCCGCACCCTCGGTATGGCGCTCGCCGTCCTCGTCGCCGGGGTGCTCGCGCTGGGGGGACGCACCGGCGACCGGCCGGCCGCGCTGCGCGCCGTCGCCGTGATCATGCTGGCCACGCTGCTGCTCGGGCCGGTGGTGCACGCGTGGTACGCCCTGTGGGTGGTGCCCTTCGTCGCCGCGCTGCCCCTCGGGGTGCGGGCCACCCGGGTGCTGCTGGCCGTCAGCGTCGTCGCCGGGATCAGCGCCCCGCTCGACTCCTCCCTCGAAGGCATGGTCCCGGCGATCGTCCTGACCACCGCGATGGTCCTGGCCGTGGCGGTGCCGCTGCTGCTGCACACGCGCGAGGTGTCCTCGCCGGCCACGCCGCTCGAGCCGGCCTCGCCCGCCGCCGCCGCCGCCGACGTCGAGCCTCCCGCCCCCGTCGTTGAGAGGCGACAGATCGGGGTCATGACCCGCGGATGA
- a CDS encoding glycosyltransferase has protein sequence MELRIAQLANFVGPTSGGMKVAIDQLGSGYVAAGARRLLVIPGSTHDWIETELGYVVTVAARPVSGGYRMILDPRPVLRALEAFEPTSLEVSDKSTLLPVTMAARRRGIPTVLFSHERLDAMLSMRIGLQRELRHPVRMFNGALARVFDHVVVTSDYAAGEFSGLASVDRARLHQVPLGVDLQTFRPPPTPPPPSPTLRLVHAGRLSREKDPHLAVRTAVALHRRGVPVRLDVYGEGPHRPELEAIAAGSPVVFHGHVAGRGALARRLGEADVALSVCSGETFGLAVLEALACGTPVVTADRGGARELVDEASGAWGRADEPESLAHAVLRVAERPAAERRAAARARAEHYPWSRTVSAMLSLHRTLAASPAAPSPSSRPFRPSPPSLSSR, from the coding sequence GTGGAGCTCCGCATCGCCCAGCTCGCCAACTTCGTCGGCCCGACCTCGGGCGGGATGAAGGTCGCCATCGACCAGCTGGGCAGCGGGTACGTCGCCGCGGGGGCCAGGCGCCTGCTCGTCATACCGGGCTCGACGCACGACTGGATCGAGACCGAGCTGGGATATGTGGTGACGGTCGCGGCGCGGCCGGTCAGCGGTGGGTACCGGATGATCCTCGACCCGCGGCCGGTGCTGCGGGCTCTGGAGGCGTTCGAGCCGACGTCGCTGGAGGTGTCCGACAAGTCCACGCTGCTCCCGGTGACGATGGCGGCCCGGCGCCGCGGGATCCCGACGGTGCTCTTCTCCCACGAACGCCTCGACGCGATGCTGTCGATGCGCATCGGCCTGCAGCGCGAGCTGCGCCACCCGGTGCGGATGTTCAACGGCGCGCTCGCCCGCGTCTTCGACCACGTCGTGGTGACCTCCGACTACGCGGCGGGCGAGTTCAGCGGGCTGGCGTCGGTGGACCGGGCCCGGCTGCACCAGGTGCCGCTCGGCGTGGACCTGCAGACCTTCCGGCCGCCGCCGACCCCACCGCCGCCATCCCCCACGCTGCGGCTGGTCCACGCCGGTCGCCTCTCCCGCGAGAAGGACCCGCACCTGGCCGTCCGCACCGCCGTGGCCCTGCACCGTCGTGGCGTCCCGGTGCGCCTGGACGTGTATGGCGAGGGCCCCCACCGCCCCGAGCTGGAGGCGATCGCGGCCGGGAGCCCGGTCGTCTTCCACGGGCACGTGGCCGGGCGCGGGGCGTTGGCCCGGCGGCTCGGCGAGGCCGACGTGGCCCTGAGCGTGTGCTCGGGGGAGACCTTCGGGCTGGCGGTACTCGAGGCCCTGGCCTGCGGCACCCCGGTCGTCACCGCCGACCGGGGCGGCGCCCGGGAGCTGGTCGACGAGGCGTCGGGAGCGTGGGGACGCGCCGACGAACCGGAGTCCCTGGCGCACGCGGTGCTGCGGGTGGCGGAGCGCCCCGCGGCCGAGCGGCGGGCGGCGGCCCGGGCCCGCGCCGAGCATTATCCCTGGTCGCGGACCGTGTCGGCGATGCTCTCGCTGCACCGCACCCTCGCCGCCTCGCCCGCCGCCCCCTCACCCTCTTCCCGCCCTTTTCGCCCCTCTCCCCCTTCCCTCTCTTCTCGTTGA
- a CDS encoding cold-shock protein — MADVIQGEVLSFDAVKGYGFIAPMDDGPDVFLHVNDIVGDRAQVRPGVIVEYVPEEGPKGPKASEVRALGDDSEDRRAPGRVRVAEPLPGREDRPEGEVDVLSPREFEATVTELLLRAEPTLTAAQVLHLRGRLGTMARGFGWVED; from the coding sequence ATGGCGGATGTGATCCAGGGTGAGGTGCTGTCGTTCGACGCGGTCAAGGGCTACGGCTTCATCGCTCCGATGGACGACGGCCCCGACGTGTTCCTGCACGTCAACGACATCGTGGGCGACCGGGCGCAGGTGCGGCCGGGCGTGATCGTCGAGTATGTCCCCGAGGAGGGTCCCAAGGGTCCCAAGGCCTCGGAGGTGCGGGCGCTCGGCGACGACAGCGAAGACCGTCGCGCCCCGGGTCGGGTGCGGGTCGCGGAGCCGCTGCCGGGTCGGGAGGACCGCCCCGAGGGGGAGGTCGACGTGCTGTCGCCGCGCGAGTTCGAGGCCACGGTGACCGAGCTGCTGCTGCGCGCCGAGCCCACGCTGACGGCGGCGCAGGTGCTGCACCTGCGGGGTCGGCTGGGGACGATGGCCCGCGGTTTCGGGTGGGTCGAGGACTGA
- the hutU gene encoding urocanate hydratase — MEGARPVRAPRGTTLSARSWQTEAPLRMLMNNLDPEVAERPDDLVVYGGTGRAARDWRSFDAMVRTLQGLREDETMLVQSGRPVGVMQTHEWAPRVLIANSNLVGDWATWPEFRRLEQLGLTMYGQMTAGSWIYIGTQGILQGTYECFAAIGERKFGGTLAGTLTLTGGCGGMGGAQPLAVTLNGGAVLIVDVDESRLRRRVDHGYLDVVADDLDDAVEQALAAKAERRALSVGVVGNAAEVFPELLRREVDIDIVTDQTSAHDPLSYLPIGVTVDEWADYAAKKPEEFTDRAQESMARHVEAMVGFQDRGMEVFDYGNSIRDEARQGGYQRAFDVEGFVPKYIRPLFCEGKGPFRWAALSGDPADIYATDQAVLDLFPDDDRLHRWIRGARDKVHFEGLPARICWLGYGERDRAGLRFNEMVSCGEVSAPIVIGRDHLDCGSVASPYRETEAMADGSDAIADWPLLNALVNTASGASWVSIHHGGGVGIGRSIHAGQVSVADGTALASQKLARVLSNDPGMGVIRHVDAGYDRAEEVAEERSVRIPMRED, encoded by the coding sequence ATGGAAGGTGCTCGCCCCGTCCGCGCACCGCGCGGCACGACCCTGTCGGCGCGGAGCTGGCAGACCGAGGCCCCGCTGCGGATGCTCATGAACAACCTCGACCCGGAGGTCGCCGAGCGCCCTGACGACCTGGTGGTCTACGGCGGGACCGGTCGGGCGGCGCGGGACTGGCGCAGCTTCGACGCCATGGTGCGCACCCTGCAGGGGTTGCGCGAGGACGAGACGATGCTGGTCCAGAGCGGGCGGCCGGTGGGGGTCATGCAGACCCACGAGTGGGCGCCGCGCGTGCTGATCGCCAACTCGAACCTCGTCGGCGACTGGGCCACGTGGCCGGAGTTCCGGCGGCTGGAGCAGCTGGGCCTCACGATGTACGGCCAGATGACGGCCGGGTCGTGGATCTACATCGGGACGCAGGGGATCCTGCAGGGGACCTACGAGTGCTTCGCGGCGATCGGGGAGCGGAAGTTCGGCGGCACCCTCGCCGGGACGCTGACCCTGACCGGCGGCTGTGGCGGCATGGGCGGCGCCCAGCCCCTCGCGGTGACGCTCAACGGCGGCGCGGTCCTCATCGTCGACGTCGACGAGAGCCGGCTGCGGCGCCGGGTCGACCACGGCTACCTCGACGTCGTCGCGGACGACCTCGACGACGCCGTCGAGCAGGCGCTCGCGGCCAAGGCCGAGCGGCGGGCCCTGTCCGTGGGCGTGGTCGGCAACGCCGCCGAGGTCTTCCCCGAGCTGCTGCGCCGCGAGGTCGACATCGACATCGTCACGGACCAGACCTCCGCGCACGACCCGCTCTCCTACCTGCCGATCGGCGTCACCGTCGACGAGTGGGCCGACTACGCCGCCAAGAAGCCCGAGGAGTTCACCGACCGCGCCCAGGAGTCCATGGCCCGGCACGTCGAGGCGATGGTCGGCTTCCAGGACCGCGGCATGGAGGTCTTCGACTACGGCAACTCCATCCGCGACGAGGCGCGGCAGGGCGGCTACCAGCGCGCCTTCGACGTCGAGGGATTCGTGCCGAAGTACATCCGGCCGCTCTTCTGCGAGGGCAAGGGGCCGTTCCGCTGGGCCGCGCTGTCCGGGGACCCGGCCGACATCTACGCCACCGACCAGGCCGTGCTCGACCTCTTCCCCGACGACGACCGGCTGCACCGGTGGATCCGCGGCGCCCGCGACAAGGTCCACTTCGAGGGGCTGCCGGCACGCATCTGCTGGCTCGGGTATGGCGAGAGGGACCGGGCGGGGTTGCGGTTCAACGAGATGGTGTCTTGCGGGGAGGTGTCGGCGCCCATCGTCATCGGCCGCGACCACCTCGACTGCGGCTCCGTCGCCTCCCCCTACCGCGAGACCGAGGCGATGGCCGACGGGTCCGACGCGATCGCCGACTGGCCGCTGCTCAACGCCCTCGTCAACACCGCCTCCGGCGCCTCCTGGGTGTCCATCCACCACGGCGGCGGCGTCGGCATCGGCCGGTCGATCCACGCCGGTCAGGTGTCGGTGGCCGACGGGACCGCCCTGGCGTCGCAGAAGCTCGCGCGCGTCCTCAGCAACGACCCCGGCATGGGCGTCATCCGGCACGTCGACGCGGGCTACGACCGGGCCGAGGAGGTCGCCGAGGAGCGCTCGGTGCGCATCCCGATGCGTGAAGACTGA
- a CDS encoding purine-cytosine permease family protein produces MTQTSRIERRSIDVVPVSERHGSPVNQLTLWFGANMQITAVVDGALAVVFGADALWAIIGTLVGNLLGGVVMALHSAQGPRLGLPQMISSRAQFGVIGAVVPLVLVVLMYLGFASTGTVLAGQAVSRALGLDTPTVGIVVFGVLSAVVAIVGYRWIHALGRVGTVVGIIAWSYLAVRLFTAYDIPALLGRKPFELATFLLAVSLGAGWQLTYGPYVADYSRYLPIGTPERRTFWATLAGSVIGSQWSMTLGALIASLPAATGKGFLANQVGAVGELAGGGAIAIVFYLVIVVGKLTVNCLNAYGGSMTMLTTMSAFRRAARVSTLARALYISGFIAVSVLVALLASADFLANFKNFVLLLLMVFTPWSAINLVDYYLVSRERVDIPALYDPAGRYGSVNAMALGVYLFGIVVQVPFLAQTLYTGPATEALGGADISWIVGLLVTAAIYYPLARAQRRAPERTVYPEGVLDA; encoded by the coding sequence ATGACACAGACCAGTCGGATCGAGCGGCGCAGCATCGACGTCGTCCCGGTCAGCGAGCGCCACGGCTCGCCCGTCAACCAGCTCACCCTCTGGTTCGGCGCCAACATGCAGATCACCGCTGTCGTCGACGGCGCGCTGGCGGTCGTCTTCGGCGCCGACGCGCTGTGGGCGATCATCGGCACCCTCGTGGGCAACCTCCTCGGCGGCGTCGTCATGGCCCTGCACAGCGCCCAGGGCCCCAGGCTCGGTCTGCCGCAGATGATCTCGAGCCGGGCGCAGTTCGGGGTCATCGGGGCGGTGGTCCCGCTGGTGCTGGTCGTGCTGATGTACCTCGGGTTCGCCTCCACCGGGACCGTCCTTGCCGGACAAGCGGTCTCGCGCGCGCTGGGCCTGGACACCCCGACCGTCGGCATCGTGGTCTTCGGCGTCCTGTCCGCCGTGGTGGCCATCGTCGGCTACCGGTGGATCCACGCCCTCGGTCGCGTGGGGACGGTCGTCGGCATCATCGCGTGGAGCTACCTCGCGGTGCGGTTGTTCACGGCATACGACATCCCGGCCCTGCTGGGGCGCAAGCCGTTCGAGCTCGCCACCTTCCTGCTGGCCGTCTCGCTGGGCGCCGGGTGGCAGTTGACCTACGGGCCCTACGTCGCGGACTACTCGCGCTACCTGCCCATCGGCACCCCCGAGCGCCGGACCTTCTGGGCGACCCTGGCCGGCAGCGTGATCGGGTCCCAGTGGTCCATGACGCTCGGGGCGCTCATCGCGTCGCTGCCCGCCGCGACCGGCAAGGGATTCCTCGCCAATCAGGTCGGCGCCGTCGGTGAGCTGGCCGGCGGCGGCGCCATCGCCATCGTGTTCTACCTGGTCATCGTGGTCGGCAAGCTCACCGTCAACTGCCTCAACGCGTATGGCGGTTCGATGACGATGCTCACCACCATGTCGGCCTTCCGCCGCGCCGCTCGCGTGTCGACGCTGGCGCGGGCGCTCTACATCTCGGGGTTCATCGCCGTGTCGGTGCTCGTGGCGCTGCTGGCGAGCGCCGACTTCCTCGCCAACTTCAAGAACTTCGTGCTGCTGCTGCTCATGGTCTTCACGCCGTGGAGCGCCATCAACCTCGTCGACTACTACCTGGTCTCGCGCGAACGCGTGGACATCCCCGCCCTCTACGACCCCGCCGGCCGCTACGGCTCGGTCAACGCGATGGCGCTCGGCGTCTACCTCTTCGGGATCGTCGTGCAGGTGCCCTTCCTCGCGCAGACGCTCTACACCGGGCCCGCCACCGAGGCGCTCGGCGGCGCCGACATCTCGTGGATCGTCGGGCTGCTGGTGACGGCGGCCATCTACTACCCGCTGGCGCGGGCGCAGCGGCGCGCGCCGGAGCGCACCGTCTATCCGGAGGGCGTGCTGGACGCGTGA
- a CDS encoding PucR family transcriptional regulator — MQDNGDSWTSTTAVAVLNGAPGQLVLRSFARPDPEQLFVIERLGDLLGTALADAQVHERHRRRAHELDAANNEMARTVAALQHREGVLEEFARLSTTGTELDVATSLSRLTGSAVVLRDRFGHETTRITVTSRYQPLLERTSLEEVIGGRPELGTIELEVPPDKDRADASFALRYAGVALGLLRAKAAAMNELENRLSRDLLDDLLGGLPADVAVDRASAQGHDLGVPHDLIVCAWSSERGHRGHDRDVDHLRMAMARQRLPCLVIRNRGLVVALAHRGVDMARLFNDLSRAYGDTDGVIAKGEPATSPEQIPRAYEQAQRALRARQQSHNPYGFIAYADLGVDRLLALDGNAEEVERLIRDWLGDLLSYDRRHGTQLVPTLAAYLDHGGKYADASSTLTIHRNTLRYRISRITEISGHDLTDVEAQLNLHLATRAWRLRRASVGEPLQNTVR, encoded by the coding sequence GTGCAGGACAACGGCGACTCCTGGACGTCGACGACGGCTGTGGCGGTCTTGAACGGCGCCCCGGGCCAACTGGTCCTTCGCAGCTTCGCCCGGCCCGACCCCGAACAACTGTTCGTCATCGAACGGTTGGGCGACCTCCTCGGGACGGCGCTCGCGGACGCGCAGGTGCACGAGCGCCACCGCCGACGCGCCCACGAACTCGATGCAGCCAATAACGAGATGGCGCGCACCGTCGCGGCGCTTCAGCACCGTGAGGGGGTGCTTGAGGAGTTCGCCCGACTATCCACGACCGGGACTGAGCTCGACGTGGCCACCTCACTCAGCCGGCTCACTGGCTCCGCTGTCGTGCTGCGGGACAGATTCGGGCACGAGACGACCCGGATCACGGTTACCAGCCGGTATCAACCGCTCCTCGAGCGAACCTCGCTCGAGGAGGTCATCGGCGGACGCCCCGAACTCGGCACGATCGAGTTGGAGGTGCCACCGGACAAAGACCGAGCCGACGCATCATTCGCTCTGCGGTACGCGGGCGTCGCACTGGGACTGCTGAGGGCGAAGGCCGCAGCGATGAATGAACTGGAGAACCGACTGAGTCGAGACCTCCTCGACGACCTTCTTGGAGGGCTCCCGGCCGACGTTGCCGTGGACCGGGCATCCGCTCAGGGCCACGACCTTGGCGTTCCGCACGACCTGATCGTGTGCGCGTGGTCCTCCGAGCGGGGTCACCGCGGGCACGACCGCGACGTCGATCACCTCCGGATGGCCATGGCTCGTCAGCGACTGCCCTGCTTGGTCATCCGGAACCGGGGACTGGTCGTCGCCCTCGCCCATCGAGGTGTCGACATGGCCCGCTTGTTCAACGACTTGTCGCGCGCCTACGGGGACACCGACGGTGTGATCGCCAAGGGGGAGCCGGCCACCTCGCCGGAACAGATCCCACGTGCGTATGAGCAAGCCCAACGAGCACTGAGGGCTCGTCAGCAGTCCCACAATCCGTATGGCTTTATCGCCTACGCCGACTTGGGAGTAGACCGGCTGCTCGCCCTCGACGGCAACGCTGAGGAAGTCGAGCGCCTCATCAGGGACTGGCTCGGCGACCTATTGAGCTACGACCGTCGCCACGGCACCCAGCTCGTCCCCACGCTAGCGGCCTACCTTGACCACGGGGGCAAGTACGCCGACGCGTCATCGACGCTCACCATCCACCGCAACACACTGCGCTACCGAATCAGCCGCATCACCGAGATCTCAGGCCACGACCTCACCGACGTCGAGGCACAACTCAACCTGCACCTGGCGACACGCGCGTGGCGACTGCGCCGTGCCTCCGTCGGCGAGCCCCTGCAAAACACCGTCCGGTGA
- a CDS encoding glutathione-independent formaldehyde dehydrogenase, translated as MKAVVYQGPKDVAVTDVPDAEIERPTDVLVKITTTNICGSDLHMYEGRTSFEKGRTFGHENMGEVVEIGKGVEKIKVGDRVVLPFNISCGFCKNCERGLTNYCLTTQPDPSAAGAAYGFAEMGPYGGGQAELLRVPFGDHNALRLGEDAQDKENDYVMLSDIFPTGYHATEMAGVIPGDSVVIAGAGPVGLMAALSATIKGAAKVMVVDRHPDRLALAEQIGAIAIDDSKVDPVQAVLDETMGLGADRGCECVGYQAHDPEGNEDPAATLNMLINSVRFTGGIGTVGVFVPEDPGAKGELAKQGKAAIDFGTHWFKGQTMGNGQCPVKRYNRRLRDLIAADKAKPSWIVSHEISLDQAADAYRNFDSRSKGWTKVVIKPGM; from the coding sequence ATGAAGGCTGTCGTCTATCAGGGGCCCAAAGATGTCGCGGTCACGGACGTCCCGGACGCCGAGATCGAGCGGCCCACCGATGTGCTGGTCAAGATCACAACGACCAACATCTGCGGCTCGGACCTGCACATGTACGAGGGGCGGACCTCCTTCGAGAAGGGCCGGACGTTCGGCCACGAAAACATGGGAGAGGTGGTGGAGATCGGCAAGGGAGTAGAGAAGATCAAGGTGGGCGACCGGGTCGTGCTGCCCTTCAACATCTCGTGCGGGTTCTGCAAGAACTGCGAGCGCGGGCTCACGAACTACTGCCTGACGACGCAACCTGACCCGTCGGCCGCCGGTGCGGCCTACGGTTTCGCCGAAATGGGCCCATACGGCGGCGGGCAGGCAGAACTGCTCCGGGTGCCCTTCGGCGACCACAACGCCCTGCGCCTGGGTGAAGACGCGCAGGACAAGGAGAACGACTACGTCATGCTCTCCGACATCTTCCCCACCGGCTACCACGCCACCGAGATGGCCGGCGTGATCCCGGGCGACAGCGTCGTGATCGCCGGGGCCGGCCCCGTGGGACTGATGGCCGCCCTGTCCGCGACGATCAAGGGCGCCGCGAAGGTGATGGTGGTCGATCGCCACCCCGACCGGCTCGCGCTGGCCGAGCAGATCGGAGCGATCGCCATCGACGACTCGAAGGTCGACCCCGTGCAGGCTGTGCTGGACGAGACCATGGGGCTCGGAGCCGACCGTGGCTGCGAGTGTGTCGGCTACCAGGCCCACGACCCTGAGGGCAACGAAGACCCGGCTGCCACCTTGAACATGCTCATCAACTCGGTCCGGTTCACCGGAGGGATCGGCACCGTCGGCGTGTTCGTCCCCGAGGACCCGGGGGCCAAGGGCGAGTTGGCCAAGCAGGGCAAGGCGGCCATCGACTTCGGTACCCACTGGTTCAAGGGACAGACCATGGGCAACGGTCAGTGCCCGGTCAAGAGGTACAACCGCCGGCTGCGAGACCTCATCGCGGCTGACAAGGCGAAGCCGTCCTGGATCGTCTCCCACGAGATCTCGCTGGATCAGGCTGCCGACGCCTACAGGAACTTCGACTCCAGGTCCAAGGGTTGGACCAAG